In the genome of Mauremys mutica isolate MM-2020 ecotype Southern chromosome 8, ASM2049712v1, whole genome shotgun sequence, one region contains:
- the LOC123376647 gene encoding vitamin D3 hydroxylase-associated protein-like isoform X1, whose translation MIPEKMRQLLPEVELDPSVISVLLCSSTVAFLVLKWMVKKLVQQKMWEARRNRVRALGQMEEAVQQFKQENPEVQASRILSLPLVELVKKLKEDSLSPESVLYTYMDKALEVNRDVNCVTDFIQECVHLLQEVRTQREKGLLYGVPISIKDPIGYEGHVSTCGLGQYLGYPEREDSVLVKVLKKQGAIPFVKTNISQCLINYDCSNLIFGQTVNPLNHKKSPGGSSGGEGALIAGGGSVLGFGTDIGGSIRLPSSFCGLCGLKPTGNRLSGPVSYVQTGEPFLQRPSRSEPLATDINHVTGMVGPMARDVDSLALCMRALLCDDMFRLDPTVPPLPFNEAVYSSSTPLRIGYYDTDGYFLLPPCMRRAVHETRTLLQEVGHTLIPFVPPRIDYVMNELFMKGLFADGGAALLEKFELDTVDPNSCSQINCYRLPFLLKKILAFLTKPLFPRFSSYLNALCGVWSPKEFSELHAALMIYRREFLSGWRNLDLDVILCPVLGPAFTLGYPGRLIAAVSSTMLYNVLNFPAGVVPVTTVTEADEENLKHYTGHYGDPWDRRLRQAVEGAVGLPVAVQCVALPWQEELCLRFMKEVERLAQGQKKQTEENLQHGGAQADVHTEGQSDVQAQASRTTVQTNILMDVQRTLAQTDLVADVQTDVQKPGSQTDLLADVQLHGHPQSSGPDMQPGVQTQLTQPDTETQPCQPETQTQPSQPDVQTQLTQPEVQPDVQTQLTQPEVQPDVQTQPSQPDVQTQLTQPEVQPDVQTQPSQPDMQPDVQTQLTQPDIQPDVQTQPTQPDIEIQPTQPDVHTQPSQSDVQTQPDIETQPSHPDMQPDVPTA comes from the exons ATGATCCCCGAGAAGAtgcggcagctgctgccagaggtggAGCTGGATCCCAGCGTTATCTCcgtcctgctctgcagctccaccGTGGCCTTCCTGGTGCTCAAGTGGATGGTGAAGAAGCTGGTGCAGCAGAAGATGTGGGAGGCAAGGAGGAACCGAGTGCGCGCCCTGGGACAGATGGAAGAAGCTGTCCAGCAGTTCAAACAAGAG AACCCAGAGGTACAGGCCAGTCGCATCCTCTCTCTGCCGCTTGTTGAGCTGGTCAAGAAACTGAAGGAAGATTCCCTGTCACCAGAGAGCGTCCTCTACACGTACATGGACAAG GCCTTAGAAGTGAACCGGGATGTGAACTGTGTGACGGATTTTATTCAGGAGTGTGTGCACCTGCTCCAGGAAGTGAGGACGCAAAGGGAGAAAGGATTGTTGTATGGAGTTCCCATCAGTATCAAGGATCCCATTGGATACGAG GGTCACGTCTCCACCTGTGGCTTGGGACAGTACCTCGGCTACCCGGAGCGAGAGGACAGCGTCTTAGTGAAGGTGCTGAAGAAGCAGGGGGCCATTCCGTTTGTGAAAACCAACATCTCCCAGTGCTTGATCAA CTACGACTGCAGCAACTTGATCTTCGGCCAGACGGTGAATCCGCTGAACCACAAGAaaagccccggcggctcctccggaggggagggggcgctgaTCGCCGGAGGAGGGTCCGTCCTGGGCTTTGGGACAGATATAGGTGGGAGCATCCGCCTGCCGTCCAGCTTCTGCGGGCTGTGCGGGCTCAAGCCGACGGGCAACAGGCTGAG CGGTCCTGTCAGTTACGTCCAAACAGGTGAGCCATTTCTTCAACGACCTTCTCGGTCTGAACCTCTGGCAACAGATATTAACCACG TTACAGGAATGGTTGGGCCAATGGCGAGGGATGTGGACAGCCTGGCTCTGTGCATGAGAGCACTCCTGTGTGATGACATGTTCCGCCTGGACCCCACCGTGCCACCCCTGCCCTTCAACGAGGCG GTGTACTCCAGTTCCACCCCTCTTCGGATCGGGTACTATGACACAGACGGCTATTTCCTGCTACCTCCTTGCATGAGACGGGCTGTGCATGAAACCAGGACGTTGCTGCAGGAGGTTGGACACACA CTGATCCCGTTCGTCCCCCCACGGATCGACTACGTCATGAACGAGCTCTTCATGAAGGGCCTGTTTGCCGATGGTGGCGCTGCTTTGCTTGAGAAATT TGAACTGGACACTGTGGATCCCAACTCCTGCTCCCAGATCAATTGCTACAGACTCCCCTTTCTCCTGAAGAAGATTCTGGCTTTCCTCACCAAACCCCTG TTCCCTCGATTCTCCAGTTATTTGAATGCACTGTGTGGAGTGTG GTCGCCGAAAGAATTCTCGGAGCTGCATGCTGCATTGATG ATATACCGACGGGAATTCCTCTCCGGATGGAGAAACCTGGATCTGGATGTCATCCTGTGTCCTGTGTTAGGCCCTGCCTTCACCCTGGGGTATCCTGGGAGACTCATTG CTGCTGTTTCTTCTACCATGTTGTACAACGTCTTAAACTTCCCTGCTGGGGTTGTGCCGGTCACCACGGTTACGGAGGCTGATGAGGAAAATCTGAAGCATTACACAGGGCACTACGGTGACCCCTGGGATAGGAGACTGAGACAG GCTGTGGAAGGAGCCGTGGGGCTGCCCGTGGCGGTGCAGTGCGTGGCTCTGCCGTGGCAGGAGGAGCTGTGCCTGCGGTTCATGAAGGAGGTGGAGAGACTGGCCCAGGGACAGAAAAAGCAAACTGAGGAGAACTTACAGCATGGAGGAGCCCAGGCTGATGTGCATACAGAGGGGCAAAGTGATGTGCAAGCGCAAGCATCCCGCACGACCGTGCAAACGAACATACTAATGGATGTGCAAAGAACACTAGCTCAAACTGATCTGGTCGCTGACGTGCAAACGGATGTGCAAAAACCAGGATCTCAAACTGATTTGTTAGCTGACGTGCAACTGCACGGGCACCCACAGTCCTCTGGCCCTGACATGCAACCGGGCGTGCAAACACAACTAACTCAACCTGACACTGAAACACAGCCATGCCAACCTGAGACGCAAACACAGCCTTCCCAACCTGACGTGCAAACACAACTAACCCAGCCTGAAGTGCAACCTGACGTGCAAACACAACTAACCCAGCCTGAAGTGCAACCTGACGTGCAAACACAGCCTTCCCAACCTGACGTGCAAACACAACTAACCCAGCCTGAAGTGCAACCTGACGTGCAAACACAGCCTTCCCAACCTGACATGCAACCTGACGTGCAAACACAACTAACCCAGCCTGACATACAACCTGATGTGCAAACACAACCAACCCAACCTGACATTGAAATACAACCAACCCAACCTGATGTGCACACACAGCCTTCCCAATCTGATGTGCAAACCCAACCTGACATTGAAACACAACCATCCCACCCTGACATGCAACCTGATGTGCCAACTGCCTAA
- the LOC123376647 gene encoding vitamin D3 hydroxylase-associated protein-like isoform X4, with amino-acid sequence MIPEKMRQLLPEVELDPSVISVLLCSSTVAFLVLKWMVKKLVQQKMWEARRNRVRALGQMEEAVQQFKQENPEVQASRILSLPLVELVKKLKEDSLSPESVLYTYMDKALEVNRDVNCVTDFIQECVHLLQEVRTQREKGLLYGVPISIKDPIGYEGHVSTCGLGQYLGYPEREDSVLVKVLKKQGAIPFVKTNISQCLINYDCSNLIFGQTVNPLNHKKSPGGSSGGEGALIAGGGSVLGFGTDIGGSIRLPSSFCGLCGLKPTGNRLSGPVSYVQTGEPFLQRPSRSEPLATDINHVTGMVGPMARDVDSLALCMRALLCDDMFRLDPTVPPLPFNEAVYSSSTPLRIGYYDTDGYFLLPPCMRRAVHETRTLLQEVGHTLIPFVPPRIDYVMNELFMKGLFADGGAALLEKFELDTVDPNSCSQINCYRLPFLLKKILAFLTKPLFPRFSSYLNALCGVWSPKEFSELHAALMIYRREFLSGWRNLDLDVILCPVLGPAFTLGYPGRLIAAVSSTMLYNVLNFPAGVVPVTTVTEADEENLKHYTGHYGDPWDRRLRQAVEGAVGLPVAVQCVALPWQEELCLRFMKEVERLAQGQKKQTEENLQHGGAQADVHTEGQSDVQAQASRTTVQTNILMDVQRTLAQTDLVADVQTDVQKPGSQTDLLADVQLHGHPQSSGPDMQPGVQTQLTQPDTETQPCQPETQTQPSQPDVQTQLTQPEVQPDVQTQLTQPEVQPDVQTQPSQPDMQPDVQTQLTQPDIQPDVQTQPTQPDIEIQPTQPDVHTQPSQSDVQTQPDIETQPSHPDMQPDVPTA; translated from the exons ATGATCCCCGAGAAGAtgcggcagctgctgccagaggtggAGCTGGATCCCAGCGTTATCTCcgtcctgctctgcagctccaccGTGGCCTTCCTGGTGCTCAAGTGGATGGTGAAGAAGCTGGTGCAGCAGAAGATGTGGGAGGCAAGGAGGAACCGAGTGCGCGCCCTGGGACAGATGGAAGAAGCTGTCCAGCAGTTCAAACAAGAG AACCCAGAGGTACAGGCCAGTCGCATCCTCTCTCTGCCGCTTGTTGAGCTGGTCAAGAAACTGAAGGAAGATTCCCTGTCACCAGAGAGCGTCCTCTACACGTACATGGACAAG GCCTTAGAAGTGAACCGGGATGTGAACTGTGTGACGGATTTTATTCAGGAGTGTGTGCACCTGCTCCAGGAAGTGAGGACGCAAAGGGAGAAAGGATTGTTGTATGGAGTTCCCATCAGTATCAAGGATCCCATTGGATACGAG GGTCACGTCTCCACCTGTGGCTTGGGACAGTACCTCGGCTACCCGGAGCGAGAGGACAGCGTCTTAGTGAAGGTGCTGAAGAAGCAGGGGGCCATTCCGTTTGTGAAAACCAACATCTCCCAGTGCTTGATCAA CTACGACTGCAGCAACTTGATCTTCGGCCAGACGGTGAATCCGCTGAACCACAAGAaaagccccggcggctcctccggaggggagggggcgctgaTCGCCGGAGGAGGGTCCGTCCTGGGCTTTGGGACAGATATAGGTGGGAGCATCCGCCTGCCGTCCAGCTTCTGCGGGCTGTGCGGGCTCAAGCCGACGGGCAACAGGCTGAG CGGTCCTGTCAGTTACGTCCAAACAGGTGAGCCATTTCTTCAACGACCTTCTCGGTCTGAACCTCTGGCAACAGATATTAACCACG TTACAGGAATGGTTGGGCCAATGGCGAGGGATGTGGACAGCCTGGCTCTGTGCATGAGAGCACTCCTGTGTGATGACATGTTCCGCCTGGACCCCACCGTGCCACCCCTGCCCTTCAACGAGGCG GTGTACTCCAGTTCCACCCCTCTTCGGATCGGGTACTATGACACAGACGGCTATTTCCTGCTACCTCCTTGCATGAGACGGGCTGTGCATGAAACCAGGACGTTGCTGCAGGAGGTTGGACACACA CTGATCCCGTTCGTCCCCCCACGGATCGACTACGTCATGAACGAGCTCTTCATGAAGGGCCTGTTTGCCGATGGTGGCGCTGCTTTGCTTGAGAAATT TGAACTGGACACTGTGGATCCCAACTCCTGCTCCCAGATCAATTGCTACAGACTCCCCTTTCTCCTGAAGAAGATTCTGGCTTTCCTCACCAAACCCCTG TTCCCTCGATTCTCCAGTTATTTGAATGCACTGTGTGGAGTGTG GTCGCCGAAAGAATTCTCGGAGCTGCATGCTGCATTGATG ATATACCGACGGGAATTCCTCTCCGGATGGAGAAACCTGGATCTGGATGTCATCCTGTGTCCTGTGTTAGGCCCTGCCTTCACCCTGGGGTATCCTGGGAGACTCATTG CTGCTGTTTCTTCTACCATGTTGTACAACGTCTTAAACTTCCCTGCTGGGGTTGTGCCGGTCACCACGGTTACGGAGGCTGATGAGGAAAATCTGAAGCATTACACAGGGCACTACGGTGACCCCTGGGATAGGAGACTGAGACAG GCTGTGGAAGGAGCCGTGGGGCTGCCCGTGGCGGTGCAGTGCGTGGCTCTGCCGTGGCAGGAGGAGCTGTGCCTGCGGTTCATGAAGGAGGTGGAGAGACTGGCCCAGGGACAGAAAAAGCAAACTGAGGAGAACTTACAGCATGGAGGAGCCCAGGCTGATGTGCATACAGAGGGGCAAAGTGATGTGCAAGCGCAAGCATCCCGCACGACCGTGCAAACGAACATACTAATGGATGTGCAAAGAACACTAGCTCAAACTGATCTGGTCGCTGACGTGCAAACGGATGTGCAAAAACCAGGATCTCAAACTGATTTGTTAGCTGACGTGCAACTGCACGGGCACCCACAGTCCTCTGGCCCTGACATGCAACCGGGCGTGCAAACACAACTAACTCAACCTGACACTGAAACACAGCCATGCCAACCTGAGACGCAAACACAGCCTTCCCAACCTGACGTGCAAACACAACTAACCCAGCCTGAAGTG CAACCTGACGTGCAAACACAACTAACCCAGCCTGAAGTGCAACCTGACGTGCAAACACAGCCTTCCCAACCTGACATGCAACCTGACGTGCAAACACAACTAACCCAGCCTGACATACAACCTGATGTGCAAACACAACCAACCCAACCTGACATTGAAATACAACCAACCCAACCTGATGTGCACACACAGCCTTCCCAATCTGATGTGCAAACCCAACCTGACATTGAAACACAACCATCCCACCCTGACATGCAACCTGATGTGCCAACTGCCTAA
- the LOC123376647 gene encoding vitamin D3 hydroxylase-associated protein-like isoform X2: protein MIPEKMRQLLPEVELDPSVISVLLCSSTVAFLVLKWMVKKLVQQKMWEARRNRVRALGQMEEAVQQFKQENPEVQASRILSLPLVELVKKLKEDSLSPESVLYTYMDKALEVNRDVNCVTDFIQECVHLLQEVRTQREKGLLYGVPISIKDPIGYEGHVSTCGLGQYLGYPEREDSVLVKVLKKQGAIPFVKTNISQCLINYDCSNLIFGQTVNPLNHKKSPGGSSGGEGALIAGGGSVLGFGTDIGGSIRLPSSFCGLCGLKPTGNRLSGPVSYVQTVTGMVGPMARDVDSLALCMRALLCDDMFRLDPTVPPLPFNEAVYSSSTPLRIGYYDTDGYFLLPPCMRRAVHETRTLLQEVGHTLIPFVPPRIDYVMNELFMKGLFADGGAALLEKFELDTVDPNSCSQINCYRLPFLLKKILAFLTKPLFPRFSSYLNALCGVWSPKEFSELHAALMIYRREFLSGWRNLDLDVILCPVLGPAFTLGYPGRLIAAVSSTMLYNVLNFPAGVVPVTTVTEADEENLKHYTGHYGDPWDRRLRQAVEGAVGLPVAVQCVALPWQEELCLRFMKEVERLAQGQKKQTEENLQHGGAQADVHTEGQSDVQAQASRTTVQTNILMDVQRTLAQTDLVADVQTDVQKPGSQTDLLADVQLHGHPQSSGPDMQPGVQTQLTQPDTETQPCQPETQTQPSQPDVQTQLTQPEVQPDVQTQLTQPEVQPDVQTQPSQPDVQTQLTQPEVQPDVQTQPSQPDMQPDVQTQLTQPDIQPDVQTQPTQPDIEIQPTQPDVHTQPSQSDVQTQPDIETQPSHPDMQPDVPTA from the exons ATGATCCCCGAGAAGAtgcggcagctgctgccagaggtggAGCTGGATCCCAGCGTTATCTCcgtcctgctctgcagctccaccGTGGCCTTCCTGGTGCTCAAGTGGATGGTGAAGAAGCTGGTGCAGCAGAAGATGTGGGAGGCAAGGAGGAACCGAGTGCGCGCCCTGGGACAGATGGAAGAAGCTGTCCAGCAGTTCAAACAAGAG AACCCAGAGGTACAGGCCAGTCGCATCCTCTCTCTGCCGCTTGTTGAGCTGGTCAAGAAACTGAAGGAAGATTCCCTGTCACCAGAGAGCGTCCTCTACACGTACATGGACAAG GCCTTAGAAGTGAACCGGGATGTGAACTGTGTGACGGATTTTATTCAGGAGTGTGTGCACCTGCTCCAGGAAGTGAGGACGCAAAGGGAGAAAGGATTGTTGTATGGAGTTCCCATCAGTATCAAGGATCCCATTGGATACGAG GGTCACGTCTCCACCTGTGGCTTGGGACAGTACCTCGGCTACCCGGAGCGAGAGGACAGCGTCTTAGTGAAGGTGCTGAAGAAGCAGGGGGCCATTCCGTTTGTGAAAACCAACATCTCCCAGTGCTTGATCAA CTACGACTGCAGCAACTTGATCTTCGGCCAGACGGTGAATCCGCTGAACCACAAGAaaagccccggcggctcctccggaggggagggggcgctgaTCGCCGGAGGAGGGTCCGTCCTGGGCTTTGGGACAGATATAGGTGGGAGCATCCGCCTGCCGTCCAGCTTCTGCGGGCTGTGCGGGCTCAAGCCGACGGGCAACAGGCTGAG CGGTCCTGTCAGTTACGTCCAAACAG TTACAGGAATGGTTGGGCCAATGGCGAGGGATGTGGACAGCCTGGCTCTGTGCATGAGAGCACTCCTGTGTGATGACATGTTCCGCCTGGACCCCACCGTGCCACCCCTGCCCTTCAACGAGGCG GTGTACTCCAGTTCCACCCCTCTTCGGATCGGGTACTATGACACAGACGGCTATTTCCTGCTACCTCCTTGCATGAGACGGGCTGTGCATGAAACCAGGACGTTGCTGCAGGAGGTTGGACACACA CTGATCCCGTTCGTCCCCCCACGGATCGACTACGTCATGAACGAGCTCTTCATGAAGGGCCTGTTTGCCGATGGTGGCGCTGCTTTGCTTGAGAAATT TGAACTGGACACTGTGGATCCCAACTCCTGCTCCCAGATCAATTGCTACAGACTCCCCTTTCTCCTGAAGAAGATTCTGGCTTTCCTCACCAAACCCCTG TTCCCTCGATTCTCCAGTTATTTGAATGCACTGTGTGGAGTGTG GTCGCCGAAAGAATTCTCGGAGCTGCATGCTGCATTGATG ATATACCGACGGGAATTCCTCTCCGGATGGAGAAACCTGGATCTGGATGTCATCCTGTGTCCTGTGTTAGGCCCTGCCTTCACCCTGGGGTATCCTGGGAGACTCATTG CTGCTGTTTCTTCTACCATGTTGTACAACGTCTTAAACTTCCCTGCTGGGGTTGTGCCGGTCACCACGGTTACGGAGGCTGATGAGGAAAATCTGAAGCATTACACAGGGCACTACGGTGACCCCTGGGATAGGAGACTGAGACAG GCTGTGGAAGGAGCCGTGGGGCTGCCCGTGGCGGTGCAGTGCGTGGCTCTGCCGTGGCAGGAGGAGCTGTGCCTGCGGTTCATGAAGGAGGTGGAGAGACTGGCCCAGGGACAGAAAAAGCAAACTGAGGAGAACTTACAGCATGGAGGAGCCCAGGCTGATGTGCATACAGAGGGGCAAAGTGATGTGCAAGCGCAAGCATCCCGCACGACCGTGCAAACGAACATACTAATGGATGTGCAAAGAACACTAGCTCAAACTGATCTGGTCGCTGACGTGCAAACGGATGTGCAAAAACCAGGATCTCAAACTGATTTGTTAGCTGACGTGCAACTGCACGGGCACCCACAGTCCTCTGGCCCTGACATGCAACCGGGCGTGCAAACACAACTAACTCAACCTGACACTGAAACACAGCCATGCCAACCTGAGACGCAAACACAGCCTTCCCAACCTGACGTGCAAACACAACTAACCCAGCCTGAAGTGCAACCTGACGTGCAAACACAACTAACCCAGCCTGAAGTGCAACCTGACGTGCAAACACAGCCTTCCCAACCTGACGTGCAAACACAACTAACCCAGCCTGAAGTGCAACCTGACGTGCAAACACAGCCTTCCCAACCTGACATGCAACCTGACGTGCAAACACAACTAACCCAGCCTGACATACAACCTGATGTGCAAACACAACCAACCCAACCTGACATTGAAATACAACCAACCCAACCTGATGTGCACACACAGCCTTCCCAATCTGATGTGCAAACCCAACCTGACATTGAAACACAACCATCCCACCCTGACATGCAACCTGATGTGCCAACTGCCTAA
- the LOC123376647 gene encoding vitamin D3 hydroxylase-associated protein-like isoform X3: protein MIPEKMRQLLPEVELDPSVISVLLCSSTVAFLVLKWMVKKLVQQKMWEARRNRVRALGQMEEAVQQFKQENPEVQASRILSLPLVELVKKLKEDSLSPESVLYTYMDKALEVNRDVNCVTDFIQECVHLLQEVRTQREKGLLYGVPISIKDPIGYEGHVSTCGLGQYLGYPEREDSVLVKVLKKQGAIPFVKTNISQCLINYDCSNLIFGQTVNPLNHKKSPGGSSGGEGALIAGGGSVLGFGTDIGGSIRLPSSFCGLCGLKPTGNRLSGPVSYVQTGEPFLQRPSRSEPLATDINHVTGMVGPMARDVDSLALCMRALLCDDMFRLDPTVPPLPFNEAVYSSSTPLRIGYYDTDGYFLLPPCMRRAVHETRTLLQEVGHTLIPFVPPRIDYVMNELFMKGLFADGGAALLEKFELDTVDPNSCSQINCYRLPFLLKKILAFLTKPLFPRFSSYLNALCGVWSPKEFSELHAALMIYRREFLSGWRNLDLDVILCPVLGPAFTLGYPGRLIAAVSSTMLYNVLNFPAGVVPVTTVTEADEENLKHYTGHYGDPWDRRLRQAVEGAVGLPVAVQCVALPWQEELCLRFMKEVERLAQGQKKQTEENLQHGGAQADVHTEGQSDVQAQASRTTVQTNILMDVQRTLAQTDLVADVQTDVQKPGSQTDLLADVQLHGHPQSSGPDMQPGVQTQLTQPDTETQPCQPETQTQPSQPDVQTQLTQPEVQPDVQTQLTQPEVQPDVQTQPSQPDMQPDVQTQLTQPDIQPDVQTQPTQPDIEIQPTQPDVHTQPSQSDVQTQPDIETQPSHPDMQPDVPTA from the exons ATGATCCCCGAGAAGAtgcggcagctgctgccagaggtggAGCTGGATCCCAGCGTTATCTCcgtcctgctctgcagctccaccGTGGCCTTCCTGGTGCTCAAGTGGATGGTGAAGAAGCTGGTGCAGCAGAAGATGTGGGAGGCAAGGAGGAACCGAGTGCGCGCCCTGGGACAGATGGAAGAAGCTGTCCAGCAGTTCAAACAAGAG AACCCAGAGGTACAGGCCAGTCGCATCCTCTCTCTGCCGCTTGTTGAGCTGGTCAAGAAACTGAAGGAAGATTCCCTGTCACCAGAGAGCGTCCTCTACACGTACATGGACAAG GCCTTAGAAGTGAACCGGGATGTGAACTGTGTGACGGATTTTATTCAGGAGTGTGTGCACCTGCTCCAGGAAGTGAGGACGCAAAGGGAGAAAGGATTGTTGTATGGAGTTCCCATCAGTATCAAGGATCCCATTGGATACGAG GGTCACGTCTCCACCTGTGGCTTGGGACAGTACCTCGGCTACCCGGAGCGAGAGGACAGCGTCTTAGTGAAGGTGCTGAAGAAGCAGGGGGCCATTCCGTTTGTGAAAACCAACATCTCCCAGTGCTTGATCAA CTACGACTGCAGCAACTTGATCTTCGGCCAGACGGTGAATCCGCTGAACCACAAGAaaagccccggcggctcctccggaggggagggggcgctgaTCGCCGGAGGAGGGTCCGTCCTGGGCTTTGGGACAGATATAGGTGGGAGCATCCGCCTGCCGTCCAGCTTCTGCGGGCTGTGCGGGCTCAAGCCGACGGGCAACAGGCTGAG CGGTCCTGTCAGTTACGTCCAAACAGGTGAGCCATTTCTTCAACGACCTTCTCGGTCTGAACCTCTGGCAACAGATATTAACCACG TTACAGGAATGGTTGGGCCAATGGCGAGGGATGTGGACAGCCTGGCTCTGTGCATGAGAGCACTCCTGTGTGATGACATGTTCCGCCTGGACCCCACCGTGCCACCCCTGCCCTTCAACGAGGCG GTGTACTCCAGTTCCACCCCTCTTCGGATCGGGTACTATGACACAGACGGCTATTTCCTGCTACCTCCTTGCATGAGACGGGCTGTGCATGAAACCAGGACGTTGCTGCAGGAGGTTGGACACACA CTGATCCCGTTCGTCCCCCCACGGATCGACTACGTCATGAACGAGCTCTTCATGAAGGGCCTGTTTGCCGATGGTGGCGCTGCTTTGCTTGAGAAATT TGAACTGGACACTGTGGATCCCAACTCCTGCTCCCAGATCAATTGCTACAGACTCCCCTTTCTCCTGAAGAAGATTCTGGCTTTCCTCACCAAACCCCTG TTCCCTCGATTCTCCAGTTATTTGAATGCACTGTGTGGAGTGTG GTCGCCGAAAGAATTCTCGGAGCTGCATGCTGCATTGATG ATATACCGACGGGAATTCCTCTCCGGATGGAGAAACCTGGATCTGGATGTCATCCTGTGTCCTGTGTTAGGCCCTGCCTTCACCCTGGGGTATCCTGGGAGACTCATTG CTGCTGTTTCTTCTACCATGTTGTACAACGTCTTAAACTTCCCTGCTGGGGTTGTGCCGGTCACCACGGTTACGGAGGCTGATGAGGAAAATCTGAAGCATTACACAGGGCACTACGGTGACCCCTGGGATAGGAGACTGAGACAG GCTGTGGAAGGAGCCGTGGGGCTGCCCGTGGCGGTGCAGTGCGTGGCTCTGCCGTGGCAGGAGGAGCTGTGCCTGCGGTTCATGAAGGAGGTGGAGAGACTGGCCCAGGGACAGAAAAAGCAAACTGAGGAGAACTTACAGCATGGAGGAGCCCAGGCTGATGTGCATACAGAGGGGCAAAGTGATGTGCAAGCGCAAGCATCCCGCACGACCGTGCAAACGAACATACTAATGGATGTGCAAAGAACACTAGCTCAAACTGATCTGGTCGCTGACGTGCAAACGGATGTGCAAAAACCAGGATCTCAAACTGATTTGTTAGCTGACGTGCAACTGCACGGGCACCCACAGTCCTCTGGCCCTGACATGCAACCGGGCGTGCAAACACAACTAACTCAACCTGACACTGAAACACAGCCATGCCAACCTGAGACGCAAACACAGCCTTCCCAACCTGACGTGCAAACACAACTAACCCAGCCTGAAGTGCAACCTGACGTGCAAACACAACTAACCCAGCCTGAA GTGCAACCTGACGTGCAAACACAGCCTTCCCAACCTGACATGCAACCTGACGTGCAAACACAACTAACCCAGCCTGACATACAACCTGATGTGCAAACACAACCAACCCAACCTGACATTGAAATACAACCAACCCAACCTGATGTGCACACACAGCCTTCCCAATCTGATGTGCAAACCCAACCTGACATTGAAACACAACCATCCCACCCTGACATGCAACCTGATGTGCCAACTGCCTAA